Below is a window of Nicotiana tabacum cultivar K326 chromosome 19, ASM71507v2, whole genome shotgun sequence DNA.
GAGCTCCCAGTTAGAGAAGGATGTCTTGGCTGGTGAGAAAGAGACTTTGAAGCAACAACTTATAATCACTACCGCTAATTGAGATTCGGAGTTGAAAAGAACTTCTGAATAAAAAAGAAGTGTATGCAAGTGATTTGATCCAAGCATTGACTCAAGCCCAAGAAGATATCCGCACCTCCTCCAACAAAGTTAAGTCTCTTGAAGCTATATAAGAACCTGTGAAGGTTTATTATGAAGTTGTCGaagctgaaaaagaaaaactaagggcTAAAGTTGAACAATAGGAGAAAGATTATGAGGATCTCGAGGATAAACTAACTCTGAATGTGAGTTGGGCCTTCCTGAACACTCGTCTTGAAACATTGACCGAGGCTAGCCAAGAAGGCTTTGATCTTGAAGCTGAGATTGCCAGGGCTAAGGATGCAATAAAAACTACCCAGCAACGTCAAAGTTTCTCTATACCCGAGGGCGAAAGTTCCAAGGGTGATGTAAGAAAAGACAGTTCAGAGGCTGATCCTACTGATCCCCAGCCCTTATCTTCTAGTTCCCAAGTTGATGCTTCCGCTCCTTCTCAAGATGCTCCCtagttttctttttcaacaatGCTTTTTGATGTTTCTTAGATATTTTTGGATGTTTTTCGGTTTGTTTCTTTGGAAACTTTTATCAATATCAATGTTAATTTTCAGAATATTTTATGTGTGCTTTTGCTTTTTAATTTTTGAGATCTTTTCCACAATATTAAAGTAGAATGAATGCTTTAATATGTTGTGACTAAATATACACAATCTtacttataaaagagggcccttgtATATAAACGACACTGATGAATAGGACgtctcatcttcatattggtgCAAAAATATGAAACACGAATTAATTTGAAGAAATTTTATTGGAACTTTCAAAATAAATGTTTATGTACatcattttcataactgcttTCTTTATACGAGGTTTACAGGTATGAGCATAGTTGTCTCGTGACTATATTTGTAGCCTTAACCTAATAGCTCTTGAGAGTTTTCTGTTGAATTTTCAATTTCCCATTGATTCTTCAGCTTTTcacttccaattcaatctttGATCTTGAAAATTCAAATTTTCTTCAATGTTGTTTTTGGCCATTGAGCTATGCTTTTGGGTTATACTTCTTCTATATGCAtagtcccccctccccccaaatgtttgagctttgaagtatgaaaacTTGAATACTGGATCAACTTTCCTCCGCTGTCCTTTCCTTTAAAATGAAATACACACGGGACTAGGGGTAATTTTTTGGATGATGACTGCCTAACCCTTACCATTAGAATTGTTGTAACCTAGAACGAGAATAATTAAGTATTCCGCGTGTTTTTTGGGTCTAATGTCATTATCTGATTcgggctagctttttgcctatcatctaaaatggttaataaattttaaaagaaCAAATAAGTAATGAACTTTGAGATACCTGAACGTGAGTACTTGCTTAAAAGTAGAATTTTTTTAAGTCTACCGCATTCCAATTGGAAGAAAACACTTTTCCGTCCATGATCTCTAACTCATATGCTCATTTTCCAGTAATGCCTCGAACtcaatatggtccttcccaattcagaCTTAATTTCCATGCATTTATCACCAGTATTGGCTGAAACACCTTTTTAAGAACAAAGTCTCCCATATTAAAATATCGAAGATTCGCTCTTATATTGTAATATCGCTCAATCCTTTGCTTTTGCGCTCCCATCCGTATCAAGTTGCTTCCTTTCGTTCTTCTGTCAAATTCAAATTTGTACTAAGTTCTTCCTTATTGGATATTCATTTGTATGTTCAAACCTCAGGCTTGGTTATCCTATTTCTACTGAAATTAgtgcctcggtaccataaaaaagtaaaaatggaGTTTCTCTCGTACTTATTTTAGCAGTTATCCTGTTAGACTCATAACACCCCAGGTAACACTTCAGGCCACTTGCCTTTTGATTCTTCCAAACGTTTTTTTATATTCCTGATAATAAATTTATTTGTCGACTTTGCTTGTCCATTAGCTACGGAATTATATGGTATTGAAGTAATCAGTTTAATTTTCCATCCTTTGAAAAAGTCGGTGACCTTTGCTACCACGAATTGTTGCCCATTATCATATATTATTTCTCTTAGAACCCCTAATCTACATATTATATTCCTCCAGATGAAGTCGATAacctctttttctcgtacctgcTTGAAGGCATATGCTttcacccacttagaaaaataatcagttaaaattaataaaagtCGTACCTTTTCTGGTGCTTGCGACAgaggacctacgatatccattccgcACTTGGTcggtttcataaaaaaaaaaaaaaataatagtttgaaaaaccgaccgacttcggtcggttttCGGGCCTTTTTTTGACTGACCGAAATCGGTTGGTCAACCGCAATCGGTTTTTCGAATTTCTTGTAGTGATCGAACTAATGGTCTACCAAACATTTTTCGATACAAATTGCCTTCTATTAAACAATATAGAGTTGCTTTTATTCGCAGCAATTGAGAttgttttttgtatatatatatatttctatgttatatacaaaaaaatatataaattttatataattttgcggctaccgaatataaataattttggcCGCGGGCTAAAGTGATCTTTGCCCTTCTCCTACATATACGCATGCATTGAATAACTATAAAGCATAGTTTATTCTATTCGACATTCTTCTATATCTGGTGATACAGTagtattctctttagactctttACACATCTTTATTCTTGAAATAATTGAATACTCTATTATACTAAATCTAGTAGTTTATCACCGAAAGTTTCTCAATTAATATAAGAATTTCTCAAGTAAAAAGGAATAAAATCTAGTTTTCCATATCCCTCGTACACTATTAAACAGTGTTGTATTGTACGGACACTGCAGGAGTCTGGTATTATCGTTATGGGCGGCTCTGTTCATCAACTTGTTCATAGCATATAACTATATAAGTGGTCAAAATCAAGAACATTATCAAAATGCTCAcactttttttaatattttattttgttaagttCTCCATACTTAAatatttgattcctttataagAAGAAATATCTTTAAGGAATTTTCTCCTTTCATTTTTAGCTTCATAATCTTTTTCCCCGCCTTTTCTGGATAAACAATGTAATCCCTATCTATCAAGAATCCCTATAAATAACCTAAGATATGAAACCTCAAACATCACTAAAGCTTACAACATTAGCATCATATAGACTTGCAATACCCCCCTTCTGTTCTACACGACTTAGGACTTACGATACTAATGGATAAGATTAGAGAGTTAGCATCAAAGAGGGCAGCAGTAATATTCACAAAGAGCTCATGTTGTATGTGTCATAGCATAAAAGCACTATTCTATGAAATTGGAGCAAGCCCAGCAGTTCATGAATTGGACCAAGATTCAAGAGGAATTGAAATGGCACTGGCTTTGAGAAGCTTAGGTTGTAATCCATGTGTTCCTGCTATTTTCATTGGTGGACAGTTTGTTGGTTCAGCTAAGGATGTTATTTCCCTTCATGTTGATGGCTCTCTTAAGGAAATGCTCATCAATGCCAAAGCTATATGGCTTTAACTTGTATGCCAAAAAAGAAACATAGCTCTAGGCTAGCTCTTGATTAGCCTACCAAAtgtgctttttttctttttctcttttatcttTCTTGTCTTGTTTCCTCAAAAGGGGGTAACTTGGTTGGGGGCTGTAAAGAAATTAAAGCCATACTTTTTGTGAAAATGGCTGATAATGAAAACTTAAGTTTCTCAGAAGTTTAACATATTCTATCTATGGTGTTTCTATTCGGACAAGAATTGAATTTTACGACTCACTTTATTGTCCTATATAAAAAATTAAGGTCAAATATGATTTTCAATCTTCAATTAGATCGAACGTTCACCCATTTGAAGTAGTGcttaaattttaagcttcaacATATTTTATCTATGTACGGTTTTGTTCAATATTGACAAACTAAAAATAAACATTTATTGAACAGTTGAACAATTGTTTTTTCATAAAAAGGTGCATCTATTCCTCAAACACATTGTAGTCCCTACAAGTCCTATTCTCCATTTAATTGAAAAATTAAGAAAGTTGACTTTAAGTTAAAAGAATTCAATATATACTTaagattttcttttattaaatCCATCATCACCCGAGCTATACTGACTCGTGGTGGTGGGGCTTACGCATCAACCCTACCTGTCTATAATATCACCCGAAGAATGAGAGAATTCATTCTTGTACAAAATGATATATCTGTAGAGTTTGGAAAGAAAGAGGACTCCTCTCTCATGATACAAGTTGTTCGAGTGGCTAGATGTGTCCGTACCAACATAATCCTATACAATTATGAGTAACTATCCATTTTCAAAAAGAAAGTGACCATTTTTTGTTTTGGTTTGTTACATAGCCCTTTGATCATTCTTCATTAAATCTTTAACATTCTTAGGTAATGATATAACTTAGGTAATGATTATAAAACTTTCGCTAACTCACTTAAAAATCATAGTGACTGAAAAACATAATCATTCGGTagcattttttttttatctaataaataataatgcaattaaaatagaagaaatatatatatttttagccgccccaaaaaataatagccgataaaatatatatttttataatatgtatattttatatttttttatctagcgaatgcaattagtttcggCCGACCggtcaattttgtatttttacttaAAATAGGAATGATTCAATCCAACACGACTCaatacacatatacatatattaaaataatactaaaaatatatCATTCCCCCATAAAAAACTTAGTCTGCAATGCATGAGATTCTGgcaaaaaaaataatgatataaaAGGTATAATTGGAGAgcacttgaaataaaaatgctATAAAGTTGaatgaagatcttgaaaagaaaaataaaagataaaagtatCGTGTTTTGAAGgattcacttttagtattattttaattcaTATATATGGGTATTGGGTGGGTCGAGTCGGGTTGGGTCATTTCTATTTTAAttggattattatttattagataGAAAAAAAACCGTGGAATAAGAGAATAATACTGAAAAGTTGTATTTTCATTCACTATGATTTTTATGTgagttagtaaaagttttataatttttgtgtgaaaaaataaaattatataactTTGGTGAAAACATATCATAATTATATgatcatttgtgaaatttaccaTATAACTTGCACGAAgaaccagtggcggagccaccttataggAAGGGGTGTCATTCAAACGACAACCCTTCGCGGGAAAAATACACTATGTAGCTAggtcaaaaaataaattatatgtatatatactatgtattgactccccttaatttcctggtatgtttacttttatatattttaacacCCCTAACCAAAATTCTGGTTCGCCACCGTGAAGAACATCTCTTGTTTTACAACTACTCCTAAATTAGTAAGAGTATCACCTACAAAGTTTGCCTCTCTGTAGCAATGCACAACTTGAAATCTTCTTGAGCCAATAGCTGTTTTATCAACAGAATAGATTCTCTATGTTGCCCGTGAATTCTACTGTCCCAATTGATCAATCATGCTAAATAGTATAGCTTCTTTACCCGTAattctttttggccaaaaattctttttttctaaaattaaagtgtttggccaagctttttgaATGAAAATAATACTTTTGAATAGAATCAAAATAATTTTTGAGAAGCACCAAAAAATAGCTTTTtactaaaagtattttttttgaaaaacatctTTGAGAGAAATACAtgcactttttaaaagtttgaccaaacactatattaaaaaatacttttcaaattgaTTAGACAAATACAAATTAATTTGCACCAAAAACAATTTTCAAACTTTAGAAGCATGGCCAAACATGCTAGTAACAAGGAATCACTTTACCATTCTTATCTCTGATCAGCATGGATTGCCTTTGCAATATCCGTAAGTGTTGAGCTTCAcggcatataaatatttttagtttaaacagATGGTTCATCGTCTATTTAGGTTTAATCttcaattattattaattttttatgtCAAGCTGTAGTTTAGCTCCTTCCACCTTCTCACATATCTCACTCCATTTTGCATACTTTCACCGATGAAAACTGACAATTTAAAATCAGAGTAATCAACCAAATAGCTTGATTAATGATTCTATATATGTGTTGACTGAGCAGTTCCTTCAAATTTGTGGCTGCATCTATTCCTTCAGATTTCCCAGCTCATAACAGATACACTTCTATGAAGAATATGGTCCTGGATATTTACGAGCACTCACGGTAACAGAGTGAGTTTAATCAAATTAAGGCTATCATCAATAACCATGgtataaaaaataatttgggaGGTTAGTATCCAATTCAAAACTAAAGATTTGATGCCGAGTTATGAGTAGCTAGCTTATGACACTCTTATGCAGGGCGTCTCAACAAGATTCGAGGCCCAAAGCTAAATTTCAGAGAGAGGCCCTCTAATAAATTTTTAATGAAAAAGTATAAAATAAAGGTATAATAATAATACCGGCTCAAGAATTTAATATAATGATATTGAAAAGTGTTGTATTGCTTCAATATAATGATTGCTTGttgtaatgatttgaagaagataACTTGTAAGTCACGGTAAGTTGCCGATGGAGAGACTTTTCAATATTGAGAATAAGAATAGTAAAAGACAGAATGAAAaagataaatatatataaataataatatgggAACGTATTAGTTGTTTGGATATAAATGAGGCAAAAAAAATAGCTACCCTACCCATGTAAGAAAACAATTCATTAAAAATTATTTCATTCTCTAATTATTACAACGATGCTCACATTAAAGTTATGTACGTTCACTCtaaaaattctttttaaatttaaatgtacacatttttttaataatacatatatatacaatatatcttTAAGAAAAAAATGGGCCCCAAACGATTGCTTTACTGGCTTATAGTCGATCCGCCCATGCTCttatgtatttctttatttacagCATTCAAAGAACTTCATTGTAAGATCGGGATTTCTGCATGCGATAGATTGGCTAACATGCTTGCACTCAATGCTGCTATAGGCTTTTATTCCTTTCAATGCTGCCATAAGCTTAGTGTGAGGTAACCAACAAGACATACttaaaatatttgattcttgttgtAATTATGGTCAATAATTTGGCTAATGGAGTTCATCTCAAATAAGCAAAACTATCTTTGCAAAGtatagactttgttggcaatattctttgggacccaaaaatattgcattgtgtggtggacatcatttgcacaagttgtatctcttcttttatacCTAAGAAGCCAAGACTTTTccgcctataaaagggaaggccattagttcattttatatacaccaacaagacttgagtcttcatttcttgtttcttcctttcctcctttattaagagtATTTTGTATGAGAGTTGAGTGTTTTTGTATGAGAGTTGAGTGTTgagaagcacttgtgtgaaccctttctttggagtgatcttgtgatgttattctcttagggtatttgggattaattaaagtatttactctaattttgtactctcttttgtactcttgttggtatagtgaaattgttcctctccgcttgtggacgtaggtcactttgaccgaaccacgttaaatttgtgttttctttatctactttgattgtcgttgttatcaacttgcattgtctttgttattgtcattatatcgttgtttggctaaatttcgcatTACCcgagttcccgatcctaacactTGTGGATTCTTCTATGCTGAATTTAGAACATTTGTGAAGGTGTGTCCACAGTAATCGAAGCTTGCTCGATGAGGAATCCTATCTCGCGCTGAGAGATTTCCTCTGCATTGTGATGGGGCCTAGGCAAAGAAGGGACTTCAATTGAATCCCCTTCATTAGAAAATCATACTTCCTCAAATaggataaaaataatttatatatataaacttttgtATCCCTCTGTAGTTCGTAGTGGCAATTGGCAAAGATTGTTCAAATACTACTTTTAAAAATTTCTGACTTTACCACTCGTTTGTGCAATCCAATTCACAACCTAAAACTCTCACTAGGTAGATGC
It encodes the following:
- the LOC142173520 gene encoding glutaredoxin-C11-like is translated as MDKIRELASKRAAVIFTKSSCCMCHSIKALFYEIGASPAVHELDQDSRGIEMALALRSLGCNPCVPAIFIGGQFVGSAKDVISLHVDGSLKEMLINAKAIWL